One genomic region from bacterium encodes:
- a CDS encoding MBL fold metallo-hydrolase: MSKSDTLATAKGPVVLSFIGHGSLMIQFGPLVTYIDPVSEFGDYSSLPKADLILVTHAHYDHLDPKAIRQISQPATQIIAAPVCREKAPTATFLRNGEKIPVGDLEIEAVPAYNILHKRPDQQPFHPKGEGNGYILRFGGKSIYIAGDTENTPEMKGLKSIDVAFLPMNLPYTMTPEMVADAARAFQPHILYPYHYGDTDTRKLTDLLRGEKIEVRIHELH, translated from the coding sequence ATGTCTAAAAGTGATACTCTGGCGACGGCAAAGGGCCCCGTCGTCCTCTCCTTCATCGGTCACGGCAGCCTGATGATCCAGTTCGGCCCGCTGGTGACGTACATCGATCCGGTCTCGGAATTTGGCGACTACAGCAGCCTGCCCAAGGCGGACCTGATCCTGGTCACCCATGCCCATTACGACCATCTCGATCCCAAAGCGATCCGCCAGATCTCCCAGCCCGCGACGCAGATCATCGCCGCGCCGGTTTGCCGCGAAAAGGCCCCCACTGCGACCTTTTTGCGCAATGGCGAGAAAATCCCCGTCGGTGATCTCGAGATCGAGGCGGTGCCGGCGTATAATATTCTCCACAAGCGTCCGGACCAGCAGCCCTTCCATCCCAAGGGCGAGGGCAATGGCTACATCCTCCGCTTCGGCGGCAAAAGCATCTACATCGCCGGCGACACGGAGAATACTCCGGAAATGAAGGGACTCAAGAGCATCGATGTCGCCTTCCTGCCGATGAACCTGCCCTACACGATGACGCCGGAAATGGTGGCGGATGCGGCTAGGGCCTTCCAACCGCACATCCTCTATCCCTACCATTACGGGGATACCGACACCCGAAAGCTGACCGATTTGCTGCGGGGGGAAAAGATCGAGGTGCGGATCCACGAACTGCACTGA
- a CDS encoding lamin tail domain-containing protein, with the protein MRIPVGHLFLAMVAPAWLLAQSVVINEIAWMGTQASASDEWIELYNPTQTAIDLQGWHLTAADGTPSIPLTGIIPPGGFYVLERTDDQTISDRPADQLFTGDLKNSGEWLILSNVDALLIDQVRCDSSGWFAGSNSPKTSMEKKHPGLDGRLPSSWAANDTLTRNGIDAKGMPINGTPGAANSVFDQTLPVEIGREYAPTGAAVVPATLAAWPNPFIPDTIFEWQTPEPAILEILDLRGRVVRSWATPSGRQRLQWDGRDRNGEPLASGIYFGRLRRGGTLSPALRLVRLR; encoded by the coding sequence ATGCGGATTCCGGTTGGACATCTTTTTCTGGCCATGGTTGCACCCGCCTGGTTGCTGGCGCAATCGGTGGTCATCAACGAAATCGCCTGGATGGGGACCCAGGCCAGTGCCAGTGATGAGTGGATCGAACTCTACAATCCCACCCAAACCGCAATCGACCTCCAGGGGTGGCACCTGACCGCGGCCGACGGTACCCCGTCGATCCCGCTCACCGGCATCATCCCGCCTGGCGGCTTTTATGTACTGGAGCGGACCGACGACCAGACCATCAGCGACCGGCCCGCCGATCAACTTTTCACCGGTGACCTCAAGAACAGCGGCGAATGGCTGATCCTGAGCAACGTCGATGCACTGCTGATCGATCAAGTGCGCTGCGATTCGAGCGGCTGGTTTGCCGGCAGCAACAGTCCCAAAACCAGCATGGAGAAAAAACATCCCGGGCTTGACGGCAGGCTCCCCTCCAGCTGGGCCGCCAACGACACCCTGACGCGCAACGGCATCGATGCCAAGGGGATGCCCATCAACGGCACACCGGGTGCTGCCAACAGCGTCTTCGATCAGACGCTGCCGGTCGAGATCGGCCGGGAATACGCCCCCACCGGTGCGGCAGTGGTGCCCGCCACGCTGGCCGCCTGGCCCAATCCCTTTATTCCCGATACCATCTTCGAATGGCAAACGCCGGAACCGGCCATCCTCGAAATCCTGGACCTGCGCGGCCGCGTCGTGCGCTCCTGGGCCACGCCGAGCGGCCGTCAGCGCCTGCAATGGGATGGACGCGACCGGAATGGAGAACCACTGGCCTCCGGCATCTACTTCGGCCGGCTCCGCCGCGGCGGCACCCTCTCCCCTGCCCTCCGCCTCGTCCGCCTCCGCTGA
- the rsmA gene encoding 16S rRNA (adenine(1518)-N(6)/adenine(1519)-N(6))-dimethyltransferase RsmA, which yields MSYPIRPKKSLGQNFLVDGNVLRNIADALALGPGDTVLEIGPGTGLLTELLQPRVGQLLAVEIDRQLAAMLRVKFFSAANFRLVEGDILKMTPMALAEERPLRVVGNIPYYITSQIIFHFFDHRRNLIDMALLMQREVAERIVARVGDPDYGILSVFSRTFADAEILLQVPRTVFKPRPKIDSALVRWRFTDRHTRGLNDEALFRRLVRTAFGQRRKMLRKSLRDRFDLERLALFDLTRRPEELEVGDWIAMANALAAPPAGAP from the coding sequence ATGAGCTATCCTATCCGGCCGAAAAAGAGTCTCGGTCAGAATTTTCTGGTCGATGGCAACGTCCTGCGCAATATCGCCGACGCGCTGGCGCTCGGGCCTGGGGATACGGTGCTGGAAATCGGACCGGGTACCGGCCTGCTCACGGAGTTGCTGCAGCCGCGCGTGGGGCAGCTACTGGCGGTCGAAATCGACCGCCAGCTGGCAGCGATGCTGCGGGTGAAATTTTTCAGCGCCGCCAATTTCCGGCTGGTGGAGGGGGACATCCTCAAGATGACGCCGATGGCGCTTGCCGAAGAGCGTCCCCTGCGCGTGGTGGGCAACATTCCGTACTATATCACCTCGCAGATTATTTTTCACTTTTTTGACCACCGCCGCAACCTCATCGATATGGCGCTGTTGATGCAGCGCGAAGTGGCCGAACGCATCGTCGCCAGGGTCGGCGATCCCGATTATGGCATTCTCTCGGTCTTCAGCCGCACCTTCGCTGATGCGGAGATTCTCCTGCAGGTGCCGCGGACTGTCTTCAAACCGCGCCCCAAGATCGATTCCGCCCTGGTGCGCTGGCGCTTCACCGATCGTCATACGCGGGGACTGAACGACGAAGCCCTTTTCCGCCGCCTGGTGCGGACGGCTTTCGGCCAGCGCCGTAAAATGCTGCGCAAATCCCTGCGCGACAGATTCGATCTCGAAAGGCTGGCCCTTTTCGATCTTACGCGCCGCCCCGAAGAGCTGGAGGTGGGCGACTGGATCGCCATGGCCAACGCCCTTGCCGCTCCGCCGGCGGGCGCGCCTTGA